In Longimicrobiales bacterium, the genomic stretch TTCGAGGATGTCTTCAACTGCGCCGCCACGCCACCCCGTGGAAGGCATGGAAGCGCGCGCGGCGAGGGGTGCCCAGGCGCAGTGCGGGATCCATCGCGGCGAAAAAGCCAACTACAACTACTTCGTTCCTCTGCGCTCTCCGCGCCTCAGCGGTGAAATAATGCGACCGGGATACAATCACTCGTCCGTGAGCAACGCCCGATAGCTCTGGTACCGCTCTGAGGACACTTTGCCCTCGTCGACGGCCGACTGCACCGCGCAATCCGGCTCGTGGGTATGCGTGCATGATCCGCCGAAGCGGCACTGTCCGAGGTACGGCCTGAATTCCGGGAACGCCTCGTCCAGCCGCTCCGGGTCCATGCCCCAGAGACCGACCTCGCGCAGGCCGGGTGTGTCCACGACATGGCCGCCGCAGTCGAGCCGGATGAGTCGGGCGGAGACCGTGGTGTGGCGCCCCTTGTTCACTGCCTCGCTGACCGCGCCCACACGCAGGGACAGCCCCGGCTCGAGCGTGTTCAGCAGGCTCGACTTGCCCACACCGGACGGACCTGCAACCACACTTTCATGCCCGCAGAGCAGCGCGCGGAAGCGGTCGAGGTTGATGTCCTGCTTCGTGCTCGTGAACAGGACGTCGTAGCCGGCCGCGGTGTATGGAGCGAACTGCGCTGACAGGGCGTCGGGGTCATCGACCGCGTCGCTCTTGTTGATCACGATCCGAGCAGCCAGGCCATTCAGCTCGGCGAGGACGAGGAAGCGGTCGAGCATGCGGAGGCGCGGCTCCGGGCTGGCCGCGGCGAATACCACGACGACCTGCTCGACATTTGCGACGATGACCTTGGCCTTGCGCGCGTTGCGGCCGGGCGCGCGGCGCGCCAGCTCCGTGCGCCGCGGTGCGACGTTCTCGATCGTCGCTTCCTCACCCTCACGCTCGGCGACGTCGACGATGTCCCCTACCACCACGCGGTCGCCCGTTCGCTGCTCCAGCTTCAGCCGCCCGCGCAGCCGTGTCGGCAGCTCGCGGCCCTGGTCCAGCTCGACCGTGTAGACGCCGCCCACGGTCTCGATCACGCGACCGCGCAGCAATCGTGGAGAGGCTTCGGAGTCCGAAGGCGCGGATCGAGAGTGGGGGTTCAGTGGGTCGCCGTTCTTTCGTATGGACGCAGAAGCGCCGCGCACTTCGCTCTCGCGATGCACGCGGCGCTCA encodes the following:
- the rsgA gene encoding ribosome small subunit-dependent GTPase A — its product is MIETVGGVYTVELDQGRELPTRLRGRLKLEQRTGDRVVVGDIVDVAEREGEEATIENVAPRRTELARRAPGRNARKAKVIVANVEQVVVVFAAASPEPRLRMLDRFLVLAELNGLAARIVINKSDAVDDPDALSAQFAPYTAAGYDVLFTSTKQDINLDRFRALLCGHESVVAGPSGVGKSSLLNTLEPGLSLRVGAVSEAVNKGRHTTVSARLIRLDCGGHVVDTPGLREVGLWGMDPERLDEAFPEFRPYLGQCRFGGSCTHTHEPDCAVQSAVDEGKVSSERYQSYRALLTDE